A genomic region of Phragmites australis chromosome 2, lpPhrAust1.1, whole genome shotgun sequence contains the following coding sequences:
- the LOC133909544 gene encoding flowering-promoting factor 1-like protein 2, producing the protein MSGVWVFRNGVVRLVENPTLGAAAAASGKRKALLHTPSGEVVSSYASLERKLAALGWERYYAGGDVGMLQYHKRSSVDLISLPKDFAHFGSVHMYDIVIKNRDAFRVIDA; encoded by the coding sequence ATGTCGGGCGTGTGGGTGTTCCGGAACGGCGTGGTGAGGCTGGTGGAGAACCCGACGTtgggcgcggccgcggcggcgtcggGCAAGCGCAAGGCGCTGCTGCACACGCCGTCCGGGGAGGTGGTCTCGTCGTACGCGTCGCTGGAGCGCAAGCTGGCGGCGCTCGGCTGGGAGCGCTACTACGCCGGCGGCGACGTCGGGATGCTGCAGTACCACAAGCGCTCCTCCGTCGACCTCATCTCGCTGCCCAAGGACTTCGCGCACTTCGGCTCCGTTCACATGTACGACATCGTCATCAAGAACCGCGATGCCTTCCGCGTCATCGACGCCTAG